The following coding sequences lie in one Silvanigrella aquatica genomic window:
- the betB gene encoding betaine-aldehyde dehydrogenase, with protein sequence MQKVFSNFSPTTGKKICDIEISQPHQIDSALQKAQLGFQTWSSMSGLERSKILYKAGQIIRSRMHELAQIEVLDTGKPMQEALETDIPTSADALEYFAGIAPTISGSHIQLGKSFAYTRKEPLGICAGIGAWNYPFQIACWKSAPALACGNAMIFKPSELTPLSVNKLQEIYLEAGLPEGVFQVAQGGREVGEYLTLHPQVKKVSLTGSHETGKKIMENAAKSLKHVSLELGGKSPLIIFDDCDLDKAVAIAINANFYTQGEICCNGTRVFIHHKIKDKFIDKLLTRVAKIKVGDPFDLTTQMGSLISRDHLFKVMSYIESGIKEGAKLLIGGKQPEWSPSEIHFANGNFILPTVFAECHDEMSLVKEEIFGPVMSLLEFKEEAEVIERANSTKYGLAAGIITNDIKRAHRVIEKIEAGMCWINNYNLTPVEIPFGGFKGSGFGKENGLAAIEHYTQLKTVYVDMT encoded by the coding sequence ATGCAGAAAGTATTTTCCAATTTTTCCCCCACTACGGGAAAAAAAATATGTGACATTGAAATTTCTCAACCTCATCAAATCGATTCGGCCCTACAAAAAGCGCAGTTGGGCTTCCAAACTTGGTCTTCCATGAGTGGTTTAGAACGCTCAAAAATTCTCTATAAGGCAGGACAAATAATCCGTTCGCGAATGCACGAATTGGCGCAAATTGAAGTACTCGATACGGGCAAACCTATGCAAGAAGCACTGGAAACAGATATACCGACCTCCGCCGATGCCCTAGAATATTTCGCGGGCATTGCTCCCACCATTTCAGGCTCACATATTCAACTTGGAAAATCTTTTGCCTACACCCGCAAAGAGCCATTGGGAATTTGCGCAGGTATAGGGGCATGGAATTATCCTTTTCAAATTGCTTGTTGGAAATCGGCACCTGCTTTAGCATGTGGCAATGCTATGATTTTTAAACCCTCCGAATTAACCCCTCTCTCAGTAAATAAATTGCAAGAAATTTATTTAGAAGCAGGACTTCCTGAAGGCGTTTTTCAAGTTGCACAAGGCGGCCGTGAAGTTGGTGAGTATTTAACGTTACATCCTCAAGTTAAAAAAGTATCTTTAACTGGATCCCATGAAACGGGCAAAAAAATAATGGAAAATGCCGCAAAAAGTTTAAAGCATGTGAGTCTTGAACTTGGCGGAAAATCTCCTTTAATTATTTTCGATGATTGTGATTTAGACAAAGCTGTTGCTATTGCCATAAATGCTAATTTTTATACCCAAGGTGAAATTTGCTGTAACGGAACACGCGTCTTTATTCATCATAAAATAAAAGATAAATTTATCGATAAATTATTAACCCGTGTTGCCAAAATTAAAGTAGGAGATCCCTTCGATCTCACCACTCAAATGGGATCACTTATAAGTCGTGATCATTTGTTTAAGGTAATGTCCTATATTGAGTCGGGAATAAAAGAAGGCGCAAAACTTTTAATTGGCGGAAAGCAACCGGAATGGAGCCCCAGTGAAATTCATTTTGCCAACGGAAATTTTATTTTGCCTACGGTTTTTGCAGAATGTCATGACGAAATGTCTCTTGTAAAAGAAGAAATATTTGGCCCTGTGATGTCCCTTCTTGAATTTAAAGAAGAAGCTGAAGTTATTGAGCGCGCCAATAGCACTAAGTATGGTTTAGCCGCTGGCATTATTACAAATGATATTAAACGCGCTCATAGAGTCATAGAAAAAATAGAAGCGGGAATGTGTTGGATTAATAATTATAACTTAACACCAGTTGAAATTCCTTTTGGTGGTTTTAAAGGCTCGGGTTTTGGCAAAGAAAATGGTCTGGCCGCTATAGAACACTACACTCAATTGAAAACAGTTTATGTTGATATGACATAA
- a CDS encoding cryptochrome/photolyase family protein: protein MEFNNSIVWFRRELRFVDNAALDKACLCSKTIVPVFIFDTKILSTLVDKQDKRVYFIFESLKEMEEELKTYGKSLVVRIGDPTVEIPKLAQEFKADCVFTSNDYENYSIQRDYKVKTKLKDLNIQFISVKDQVIFEGTEVVKQNNLPYVVYTPYKNEWLKKAHENDFNCYSFDFKKFINKENIHTVPFSWKLTEVGFSPATLWLATGRKGALEKIKQFISKINDYSENRDYFSNNDTSNLSVHLRFGTISIREAFRFAFQYKSKGAEIWINELIWREFYKMILSEFPHVESMPFKKDLKDIPWENNEEFFEKWTKGQTGFPIVDAAMRHLNETGWMHNRLRMIVASFLTKDLLIDYRKGEQYFAEKLLDYDLSSNNGGWQWSASTGCDAQPYFRVFNPESQSLKFDPEGKFIRKLCPELSHLDNKNIHTPYKVTWNLFSHHKNSGDLSYPKPIVEHDQQRLKAIAMFKKS from the coding sequence ATGGAATTTAATAATTCAATCGTTTGGTTTCGTCGTGAATTGCGTTTTGTTGATAATGCTGCATTAGATAAAGCTTGTTTATGCTCCAAAACCATTGTTCCTGTTTTTATTTTTGATACAAAAATATTGTCAACACTGGTTGATAAGCAAGATAAAAGAGTTTATTTTATTTTTGAATCTTTAAAAGAAATGGAAGAGGAGCTTAAGACATATGGAAAATCATTAGTCGTACGTATTGGTGATCCTACTGTTGAAATTCCAAAATTAGCGCAAGAATTTAAAGCGGATTGCGTTTTTACGAGTAATGATTATGAAAATTATTCAATTCAAAGAGATTATAAAGTTAAAACAAAATTAAAAGATTTAAATATTCAATTTATTTCTGTTAAAGATCAAGTTATTTTTGAAGGTACCGAAGTTGTAAAGCAAAATAATCTTCCTTATGTGGTTTATACTCCTTACAAAAATGAATGGTTAAAAAAAGCCCACGAAAACGATTTTAATTGTTATTCTTTTGATTTTAAAAAGTTTATTAATAAAGAAAATATTCATACTGTTCCCTTTTCATGGAAGTTAACAGAAGTGGGTTTTTCGCCTGCCACTCTTTGGTTAGCAACAGGAAGAAAGGGTGCTCTTGAAAAAATAAAGCAATTTATTTCTAAAATAAATGATTATTCTGAAAATCGGGATTATTTTTCAAATAATGACACCTCAAATCTTTCAGTTCATTTGCGATTTGGTACGATCTCAATTCGAGAGGCTTTCCGTTTTGCTTTCCAATATAAGTCAAAGGGAGCTGAAATATGGATTAACGAACTCATCTGGCGTGAGTTTTATAAAATGATTTTGTCTGAATTTCCTCACGTTGAAAGTATGCCTTTTAAAAAAGATCTTAAAGATATTCCCTGGGAAAATAACGAAGAGTTTTTTGAAAAATGGACAAAAGGACAGACAGGATTTCCTATTGTCGATGCCGCCATGAGACATTTAAATGAAACAGGTTGGATGCACAATCGTTTGCGCATGATCGTGGCATCTTTTTTAACAAAAGATTTGCTTATCGATTATAGAAAAGGTGAGCAGTATTTTGCTGAAAAGCTTCTGGATTATGATCTGTCTTCAAATAATGGGGGGTGGCAGTGGTCTGCCTCTACAGGTTGTGATGCACAACCTTATTTTCGAGTATTTAATCCTGAATCTCAATCACTTAAGTTTGATCCTGAAGGCAAATTTATTCGTAAATTATGCCCTGAGCTCAGTCATTTAGATAATAAAAATATTCATACTCCCTATAAAGTGACTTGGAATCTTTTTTCGCATCATAAAAATTCTGGAGATTTATCCTATCCCAAACCTATTGTAGAGCATGATCAACAAAGATTAAAAGCGATCGCTATGTTTAAAAAAAGTTAA
- a CDS encoding alpha/beta hydrolase, whose protein sequence is MLQMNVDGFEVYEFPAPNESSTKNALFFAHANGIPAQTYKSLFEKMAQQLNCLIISYDMRGMGRSQIPDLISENLNNTGAWEQLTKDHIQLFLKIKSLKSEKLNWILAGHSLGAWLSLLASKELHNYKLFLLEPPILAPKIILQWTIIALLKKRHLSPRGQRVKRRKTQFPSLKIAFNELKKSSLMKHWDDEVISDYIEGSFQEQTPGGQITLRHDPAWEALMFEEYPIGAWWAFLKIPFQIRTKIQPLFFVGSKSDTCNPNAKFWVSCFFPKLKWIELPDGTHMFPLERQMETISLIKSNLLDS, encoded by the coding sequence ATGCTACAAATGAATGTTGACGGATTTGAAGTCTATGAATTTCCTGCGCCAAACGAGAGCAGCACAAAAAATGCTCTTTTTTTTGCACATGCAAATGGCATTCCTGCTCAAACATACAAATCCTTATTTGAAAAAATGGCTCAACAATTAAACTGTTTAATTATCAGCTACGATATGAGAGGAATGGGAAGATCACAGATACCCGATCTTATCTCTGAAAATCTGAATAATACCGGCGCCTGGGAGCAACTTACAAAAGATCATATTCAATTGTTTTTAAAAATAAAATCACTGAAAAGTGAAAAATTGAATTGGATTCTGGCAGGACACAGTTTAGGAGCATGGCTTTCGCTTCTTGCATCTAAAGAACTTCACAATTATAAATTATTCCTTCTTGAACCACCCATATTAGCACCTAAAATTATTTTACAATGGACGATTATTGCGCTTTTAAAGAAACGTCATTTAAGTCCTCGAGGACAAAGAGTTAAAAGACGGAAAACACAATTTCCTTCTTTAAAAATTGCTTTCAATGAATTAAAAAAAAGTTCACTTATGAAACATTGGGATGATGAAGTTATTTCTGACTATATTGAAGGCTCTTTTCAGGAGCAAACTCCTGGCGGACAAATTACTTTACGCCATGACCCCGCTTGGGAAGCCCTCATGTTCGAAGAATATCCTATTGGAGCTTGGTGGGCTTTTTTAAAAATCCCTTTTCAAATTCGTACAAAAATTCAACCTCTATTTTTTGTGGGAAGCAAAAGCGACACTTGCAACCCCAATGCAAAATTTTGGGTAAGCTGCTTTTTTCCAAAATTAAAATGGATTGAACTTCCCGATGGAACTCATATGTTTCCTCTTGAAAGACAAATGGAAACTATCTCTTTAATAAAAAGCAACTTATTGGATTCTTAA
- a CDS encoding FtsB family cell division protein, producing the protein MTPPNMQPTVFSKRFQTLARWVVVIVLWLIIGSIAIGKAGISNFMELIHERDVLNQAIMELEIQNQGLEEKIAKLKTSPERQLRYLKESFGYVEQDEYVFQFNTKSSFSFGSHPKNSNNSVISAEANP; encoded by the coding sequence ATGACTCCACCCAACATGCAACCTACTGTTTTTTCTAAGAGATTCCAGACTCTCGCACGCTGGGTCGTGGTGATTGTGTTATGGCTGATTATCGGTTCGATTGCCATTGGCAAAGCGGGGATTTCAAATTTCATGGAATTAATTCATGAAAGAGATGTTCTCAATCAAGCCATTATGGAACTAGAAATTCAAAATCAAGGTCTTGAAGAAAAAATTGCAAAATTAAAAACATCCCCAGAAAGACAGTTGCGTTACTTAAAAGAAAGCTTTGGTTACGTTGAACAAGATGAATACGTTTTTCAATTTAACACAAAGTCCTCTTTCTCATTTGGATCGCATCCTAAAAATTCTAATAATTCTGTAATTTCTGCAGAAGCAAATCCATAA
- a CDS encoding amino acid--tRNA ligase-related protein yields MSLTSKNQLILQNLFELRKVHSVSERLSSGRVFYIDMLMGLCDASGVIWPVGIGQHLEKELLNEGSIITFKCKIMRTNPQAELKYDDNYFIIINELINKTTSLSSWENALIPSPLPNKEEIESQNKLFNQNIKVTNFYTSPVAKRLKSIKQRNSSLDRVHLFFKNRGFVNIETPTLVPSGGVEVYLNPFHTEYEDHRGHKWKLQLPTSPEFALKKLMVEGTHKIFQLSRAYRNNGEVSKHHEPEFVMLEWYRAQGTLQNMMEDTQNLVETLAYYLGTHLEIPKQWPAFRVDKLFQDILSISLEHVQNTEQFYLKAKNLSPSITKNDDWDTLFYKLFMEKIEPFLEKQKACFVTHYPIQMGALAAQERVKSNRSLEQNDSIENETKPFVERMEAFLYGVEICNGYLELSDAKNLSERFQKTLSARPELQQDPLFENAMEFGLPPCSGNALGIDRVIALLLGQKSISSLYPLPFLSQFPKGTVAWE; encoded by the coding sequence ATGAGTTTAACGAGTAAAAATCAACTTATTTTACAAAATTTATTTGAGCTTCGTAAAGTGCATTCCGTATCCGAAAGATTATCATCGGGAAGAGTTTTTTACATTGATATGTTGATGGGACTTTGCGATGCTTCGGGTGTAATTTGGCCCGTAGGCATAGGTCAACATTTAGAAAAAGAACTCCTTAATGAAGGAAGTATAATTACTTTTAAATGTAAAATAATGCGCACAAACCCGCAAGCAGAGCTTAAATATGACGACAATTATTTTATTATCATTAATGAATTGATAAATAAAACCACTTCTTTAAGCTCATGGGAAAATGCGCTTATTCCCTCGCCACTTCCCAATAAAGAAGAAATAGAATCACAAAATAAATTATTTAATCAAAATATTAAAGTAACAAATTTTTACACTTCGCCTGTTGCTAAACGTCTCAAATCGATCAAACAACGAAACAGCAGCCTCGATCGCGTGCATCTTTTTTTTAAAAATAGAGGATTTGTCAATATAGAAACACCCACATTAGTACCCAGTGGTGGTGTTGAAGTTTACTTAAATCCTTTTCATACAGAATATGAAGATCATCGTGGTCATAAATGGAAATTACAATTACCTACAAGCCCTGAGTTTGCCCTCAAAAAATTAATGGTCGAAGGAACTCATAAAATTTTTCAGCTTTCCCGAGCTTATAGAAATAATGGAGAAGTCTCAAAACATCATGAACCGGAATTTGTTATGCTAGAATGGTATCGTGCCCAAGGAACTTTGCAAAATATGATGGAAGACACACAAAATCTTGTGGAAACTTTGGCATATTACTTGGGAACACATTTAGAAATTCCTAAGCAGTGGCCTGCATTTCGTGTAGATAAATTATTCCAAGATATTTTGTCTATTTCACTTGAACACGTTCAAAATACCGAACAATTTTATTTAAAAGCAAAAAATTTAAGCCCTTCTATTACAAAAAATGATGATTGGGACACTCTTTTTTATAAACTTTTTATGGAAAAAATTGAACCTTTTTTGGAAAAGCAAAAAGCCTGTTTTGTAACACATTATCCTATTCAAATGGGAGCTCTGGCAGCGCAAGAAAGAGTAAAAAGCAATCGTTCTTTAGAACAAAATGACAGTATTGAAAATGAAACAAAGCCCTTTGTCGAAAGAATGGAAGCCTTTTTGTATGGCGTTGAAATCTGCAACGGTTATCTTGAACTCAGTGATGCTAAAAACTTAAGTGAACGCTTCCAAAAAACTCTCTCGGCACGTCCCGAACTTCAACAGGATCCTCTTTTTGAAAATGCGATGGAGTTTGGACTTCCCCCATGCTCAGGAAACGCTTTAGGAATCGATAGAGTTATTGCACTTCTTTTGGGTCAAAAATCTATTTCCAGCTTGTATCCTCTCCCCTTTTTAAGCCAGTTTCCCAAAGGAACTGTGGCTTGGGAATAA
- a CDS encoding phosphotransferase, which produces MYFYDRKLSVPKLLPFNNGCFVKKINELCFFAYEIIDGKSPKQVDLSNYLAQEAAILLSNFFKISSQYETKNKTPINDIKSIHNMFINFKNKFLSQIDYSYFHEIENFFANIKIDSWLEKNEKGLVHGDYFFENILLKKNKIVGIIDFGDVYYGNMVNDLVIGAMEFSVDTLEVFNLQWMQSFLGILKFNLTSVYFLDLMRLNCIRFMTQTIPDEIYSGHTPCQNRYLNRFKKLHDQDLISKIENIFIDL; this is translated from the coding sequence TTGTATTTTTATGATAGAAAGTTATCTGTTCCAAAGCTACTTCCCTTCAATAATGGATGTTTTGTAAAAAAAATAAATGAACTGTGTTTTTTTGCCTATGAAATAATTGATGGAAAAAGTCCAAAGCAAGTTGATTTATCTAATTATTTGGCGCAAGAGGCCGCAATTTTACTATCTAATTTTTTTAAAATTTCATCTCAATATGAGACAAAAAATAAAACTCCAATTAATGATATTAAATCTATTCATAATATGTTTATAAATTTTAAAAATAAATTTTTATCACAAATTGATTACTCATATTTTCATGAAATAGAAAATTTTTTTGCAAATATAAAAATCGATTCTTGGTTAGAAAAAAATGAAAAAGGTTTGGTTCATGGAGATTATTTTTTTGAAAATATTCTTCTTAAGAAAAATAAAATAGTAGGTATTATTGATTTTGGTGATGTTTATTATGGCAATATGGTAAACGATTTAGTTATTGGCGCCATGGAATTTTCTGTCGATACTTTAGAAGTATTTAATTTGCAATGGATGCAATCATTTCTTGGAATTTTAAAATTTAACTTAACTTCAGTATATTTTTTAGATCTTATGCGACTCAATTGTATTCGCTTTATGACGCAAACAATTCCAGATGAAATTTATTCAGGTCATACTCCCTGTCAAAATCGATACCTGAATCGCTTTAAAAAGCTTCATGATCAAGATTTAATCTCTAAAATTGAAAATATATTTATAGACTTATAA
- a CDS encoding GAF domain-containing protein: MNFHPAIDITKNEEYYDGVYKMIDSYLSSETDWLAQICNVTALLYESLREINWLGFYLLKEKELILGPFQGKMACTRIALDKGVCGAAATQLKTLRVDNVHKFEGHIACDSATFSELVIPLFYPNRKPAIETLIGVLDIDSPVFARFSETDQKGLEKIAELISSKISFPNAPKLFE; encoded by the coding sequence ATGAATTTTCATCCCGCAATAGATATCACAAAGAATGAAGAATATTACGATGGCGTTTACAAAATGATCGATTCTTATCTTTCTTCAGAAACAGATTGGCTCGCTCAAATTTGTAACGTAACGGCATTGCTTTACGAATCACTTCGCGAAATAAACTGGCTAGGATTTTATTTACTGAAAGAAAAAGAATTAATTCTGGGTCCCTTTCAAGGAAAAATGGCCTGTACACGCATTGCTTTAGACAAAGGGGTCTGCGGTGCAGCAGCCACCCAATTAAAAACCTTGCGCGTGGATAACGTTCATAAATTTGAAGGTCACATCGCTTGTGATAGCGCCACATTTTCTGAATTGGTCATCCCCTTATTTTATCCCAATCGAAAACCTGCTATTGAAACTCTCATTGGTGTTTTAGATATCGATAGTCCCGTATTTGCGCGATTTTCAGAAACTGATCAAAAAGGATTAGAAAAAATTGCCGAACTCATTAGCAGTAAAATTTCTTTTCCAAACGCACCAAAACTTTTTGAGTAA
- a CDS encoding substrate-binding periplasmic protein, translated as MYTQINKIFMISLFLLHKTLIASYLVNISDNVPPQSGLNEKNIPEGLIIELSKSIFKEVNFSAYPLARALETTQKEKDSLLFVSRTQERENNFYWLDKIYSTEVYIYVNSGWIKKNGSSLNNINNLGVIYGSSLIQILKQKNFRGEISTVYSNDQNLKKLSSGRINGWIEGQIIAEYIIKKEKMSSKKFEKIGPIFENYTWIATSIKSNEKFIKQSKKMIEKFKKGEDYKVILKKFSAKNV; from the coding sequence TTGTACACTCAAATTAATAAAATATTCATGATAAGCTTATTTCTTTTGCATAAAACACTCATAGCCTCTTATTTAGTAAATATCTCAGATAATGTCCCACCACAATCAGGGCTCAATGAAAAAAATATCCCTGAAGGACTTATAATTGAACTTTCAAAGAGTATTTTTAAAGAGGTAAATTTTAGTGCTTATCCTTTAGCAAGAGCACTTGAAACGACACAAAAAGAAAAAGATAGCCTTTTATTTGTTTCAAGAACTCAAGAAAGGGAAAACAATTTTTATTGGCTCGATAAAATATATTCTACAGAAGTTTATATATATGTGAATTCAGGATGGATAAAAAAGAATGGAAGTAGTTTAAATAACATAAATAATTTAGGTGTTATTTATGGTTCCTCACTCATTCAAATTTTGAAACAAAAAAATTTTAGAGGTGAAATTTCTACAGTCTATTCAAACGATCAAAATTTAAAAAAGCTTTCTTCAGGAAGAATTAATGGATGGATTGAAGGCCAGATTATAGCAGAATATATTATAAAAAAAGAAAAAATGAGTTCAAAAAAATTTGAGAAAATTGGGCCTATATTTGAAAACTATACCTGGATTGCAACATCAATTAAATCTAATGAAAAATTTATAAAACAATCTAAAAAAATGATTGAGAAATTTAAAAAAGGTGAAGACTACAAAGTCATTTTGAAAAAATTCAGTGCTAAAAATGTTTAA
- a CDS encoding RICIN domain-containing protein, which yields MNKKLILLLPISLFLIQNTHGISVEEAQSYNLEEQERKKNELPKATDQGSLAHERWTKFDKIKVQFESYKNIHEKINSNSRKMLDTIYFKSIKEKLLEYYASLIIIEELDKKYFDAIYQGKNSQSVYLETIAQLDYSFIQCINQSIYSYLSSFEKKHPTIINKIEFYSWFKAYFPSMNNEYRAGFEPAHYFSDSFDTLFSQEIFKPFLLLTENEKYDFKISEISFGEHWNNANLKPSLSNITTQKKFQFKFSNSPQMIEEFLNANQYPSLKIIASLKYKKSLTQLKLSTNDFYSSILKLLNSTPNKSNILNSKKNSAITNNLIWSQQFNTNYLQPHKITSSFDKNCLTISDSNDMSIFYYLFSKQFPSNLFLNSSSCSITDKSQDWIIVFEKMRYKGFRIYSAMYPGYCLEEDTNYSFTLNKCDRESKKQIWIYNKLPTKLNALINSKSNKLLQITDDINDQTWMFQYKKSNLDHVLYYLINKKYFYTSRDWYHGNKIKRDLPFVINAALFINKYNLMSHSDHFFNKIILTKWFQNFDYKTKEIIIKIAKNKFYEISEDDIIETYQKLNSEFKSSNSKTQNNKNLILKNMNEITLNELIRNSLIIHSNKKPKKIDKLSNNIQNSILEINNSLLRYNNDEKLSPYKVSLFQSYVPLYIVPNEEEAVFDRLDPFLRRFFDMVDECDHWLPDYNNGRMPTYRQVWDNWSNGSWDPDAEFQQLLEDTSEMRTQLTPNQFTNIFKRIHELTLRDYSEDEMSSSSFDIQSIETDLSSLYEDESELSFWSTDVNSPIIFEPDDLIEPITELMEDAEYSLIDLESFINANEITSFSTSLETTSVSTIMTIIPTITGL from the coding sequence ATGAATAAAAAATTAATACTACTTCTCCCTATTTCGCTATTTTTAATTCAAAATACTCATGGTATTAGTGTTGAAGAAGCACAAAGTTATAATTTAGAAGAGCAAGAAAGAAAGAAAAATGAATTGCCCAAAGCAACTGATCAAGGATCCTTAGCGCATGAAAGATGGACAAAATTTGATAAGATAAAAGTTCAATTTGAAAGCTATAAAAATATTCATGAGAAAATAAATTCAAATTCAAGAAAAATGCTGGATACAATTTATTTTAAATCTATTAAAGAGAAGCTATTAGAATATTACGCAAGTTTAATTATTATTGAAGAACTTGATAAAAAATATTTTGATGCCATATATCAAGGAAAAAACTCTCAATCCGTGTACTTAGAAACTATTGCACAATTAGATTATTCATTTATTCAATGTATTAATCAATCAATATATTCTTATCTTTCCTCTTTTGAAAAAAAACACCCTACTATAATAAATAAAATTGAATTCTATTCTTGGTTTAAAGCCTACTTTCCAAGTATGAATAATGAGTATAGAGCGGGATTCGAACCTGCGCACTATTTTTCAGATTCTTTTGACACATTATTTTCTCAAGAAATATTTAAACCATTTTTGTTACTAACTGAAAATGAAAAATATGATTTTAAAATTTCAGAAATAAGTTTTGGAGAGCACTGGAATAACGCAAATTTAAAACCATCACTCTCAAATATAACTACACAAAAAAAATTTCAATTTAAATTTAGTAATTCTCCGCAAATGATTGAAGAATTTTTAAATGCAAACCAATATCCATCTTTAAAAATTATAGCTAGTTTAAAATATAAAAAATCACTTACTCAACTTAAATTAAGTACAAATGATTTTTATTCTTCAATTTTAAAATTATTAAATTCAACTCCAAATAAATCAAATATTTTGAACTCTAAAAAAAATAGTGCTATTACAAATAATTTAATATGGAGTCAGCAATTTAATACTAACTATTTACAACCTCATAAAATAACTTCTTCATTTGACAAAAATTGCCTGACAATATCTGATTCAAATGATATGAGTATTTTTTATTACTTATTTTCTAAACAATTTCCTTCTAATCTTTTTCTCAATTCGTCTTCATGCTCTATTACAGATAAATCTCAAGATTGGATCATTGTTTTTGAAAAAATGCGGTATAAAGGGTTTAGAATTTATTCGGCGATGTATCCAGGATATTGCTTAGAAGAAGACACTAATTATAGTTTTACTTTAAACAAATGCGATAGAGAATCAAAAAAACAAATATGGATTTATAATAAATTACCTACAAAATTAAATGCATTAATTAATTCTAAATCTAATAAATTATTACAAATAACTGATGACATAAATGATCAAACTTGGATGTTTCAATATAAAAAGTCAAATTTAGACCATGTTTTATATTATCTTATAAATAAAAAATATTTTTATACATCAAGAGATTGGTATCACGGAAATAAAATTAAAAGAGATTTACCCTTCGTCATAAACGCTGCTTTATTTATTAATAAGTATAATTTAATGAGTCATTCTGATCATTTTTTTAATAAAATTATACTCACAAAATGGTTTCAAAATTTTGATTATAAAACTAAAGAAATTATTATTAAAATTGCTAAAAATAAGTTTTATGAAATTTCGGAAGATGATATTATTGAAACGTATCAAAAACTAAATTCCGAATTTAAATCAAGTAATAGTAAAACACAAAATAATAAGAATTTAATTTTAAAAAATATGAATGAAATTACATTAAATGAATTAATAAGGAATTCTTTAATAATACATTCCAATAAAAAACCCAAAAAAATAGATAAATTATCTAATAATATTCAAAATTCAATATTAGAAATAAATAATTCTTTATTAAGATACAATAATGATGAAAAATTATCCCCCTATAAAGTTTCTCTATTTCAATCTTATGTTCCACTTTATATCGTTCCTAATGAGGAAGAAGCCGTCTTTGATCGCTTAGATCCCTTTTTAAGAAGATTTTTTGATATGGTGGATGAATGCGATCATTGGTTGCCTGACTATAACAACGGTAGAATGCCCACCTATAGACAGGTATGGGATAATTGGTCGAATGGATCTTGGGATCCCGATGCCGAATTTCAACAATTGCTTGAAGATACTTCTGAAATGAGAACACAATTAACACCAAATCAATTTACAAATATCTTTAAACGCATTCATGAGTTGACCCTCCGTGATTACTCCGAAGATGAAATGAGCTCTTCGTCATTTGATATCCAATCAATTGAAACTGATTTGTCCTCTTTATATGAAGATGAGTCTGAGCTGAGTTTTTGGAGTACCGATGTAAACTCACCAATTATTTTTGAACCCGATGATTTAATAGAGCCCATTACAGAACTCATGGAAGATGCGGAATATTCCCTTATTGACTTAGAATCCTTTATCAATGCAAATGAAATTACCTCATTTTCAACTTCACTTGAAACAACATCTGTAAGTACAATAATGACAATAATTCCTACTATTACTGGTCTATAA